Proteins encoded by one window of Lactobacillus sp. ESL0684:
- the asp1 gene encoding accessory Sec system protein Asp1 → MKKMLTLIPDLHITNNFYQKNTLLDLAQNFQAMGYDSQILLLAEDADRYVDELLEVQSEVIYLFDEIQGISQVGAPLTLNDLQLPEEYKLNVRLFLDGNITSVYDGDKHIMNIDQDIKGYLKTITYYKEAGHEVERFDLRGFCSSRQFFDNNDVLIKKQWFSATGDLVMTQAQDGTITIPPRQHSRFKKQAYRDLAAVENEFLQKHIVGQQLIVEPSIDSINLRPYLLQAKVYYYFTDEQQLINNNFSGIIQQDSYLFQNETFKKIFLGIVKQAGVVFMPNCQLIPLYFANFALGTSMEAESKTIYWHVGELTNERFLAIYDQLLKLLKEHENLKVVIDANVEQIKLFKQTTKDFVTKFKAKIAELDDQVALTDLAPNELAEVQQLAAINRFSCPERLQYTDKVNLLRKVYLFLDTDVMTDYQLQLEAVKSGIPQVVRQANGLVKNDQNGFIIQQDQLITQALAAFITDLAKWNRAVVEDVGLIKQSSLNLILKKWKQVLENE, encoded by the coding sequence ATGAAGAAAATGTTGACACTAATTCCTGATTTGCACATAACTAATAATTTTTATCAAAAGAATACGCTGTTAGATTTAGCCCAAAATTTTCAAGCAATGGGTTATGACAGTCAAATCTTATTGCTGGCTGAAGATGCTGATCGCTATGTTGATGAGCTATTAGAAGTTCAATCAGAGGTTATTTATCTCTTTGATGAGATTCAAGGTATTAGCCAAGTTGGTGCCCCGTTAACCCTGAATGATTTGCAGCTACCAGAGGAGTACAAACTGAACGTTAGGTTATTTTTAGATGGTAATATTACCAGTGTCTATGATGGTGATAAACATATTATGAATATTGACCAAGACATTAAGGGCTACCTGAAGACGATCACTTATTATAAAGAAGCCGGTCATGAGGTTGAGCGATTTGACTTACGGGGCTTTTGTAGTAGTCGGCAATTCTTCGATAATAATGATGTGTTAATCAAGAAGCAATGGTTTAGCGCTACTGGTGACTTGGTAATGACTCAGGCCCAAGATGGTACGATTACGATTCCGCCAAGACAACATTCTAGATTCAAAAAGCAAGCGTATCGTGATTTGGCAGCTGTTGAAAATGAATTTTTACAAAAGCATATCGTTGGTCAGCAGCTGATTGTTGAGCCAAGTATTGATAGCATTAACTTACGGCCATATTTACTACAAGCAAAAGTTTATTATTATTTTACTGATGAACAGCAATTAATAAATAATAATTTTAGTGGCATTATCCAGCAAGATAGCTATTTGTTTCAAAATGAGACTTTTAAAAAGATCTTTTTAGGAATTGTTAAACAAGCAGGCGTTGTTTTTATGCCTAATTGCCAGCTAATTCCGTTATATTTTGCCAATTTTGCTTTAGGTACCAGTATGGAAGCAGAGAGTAAGACAATCTATTGGCACGTGGGTGAATTAACTAACGAGCGCTTTTTGGCTATTTATGATCAGCTACTCAAACTACTAAAAGAACATGAAAATTTAAAAGTTGTCATTGATGCTAATGTTGAGCAGATTAAGTTATTTAAGCAGACAACTAAAGATTTTGTTACCAAGTTTAAGGCAAAGATTGCCGAATTAGATGATCAGGTTGCCTTAACAGATTTGGCTCCTAATGAATTAGCTGAAGTACAGCAACTCGCTGCCATCAATCGTTTTTCTTGTCCAGAAAGACTGCAATACACAGACAAGGTAAACTTGCTTAGAAAAGTGTATTTGTTTTTGGATACAGATGTGATGACTGATTATCAATTGCAGCTGGAAGCTGTTAAATCCGGCATCCCCCAAGTAGTTCGCCAGGCTAATGGCTTAGTTAAGAATGATCAAAATGGCTTTATTATCCAGCAAGATCAATTAATTACGCAAGCACTAGCTGCTTTTATCACTGATCTGGCTAAATGGAATCGGGCAGTAGTCGAAGATGTGGGATTGATTAAGCAATCTTCGCTTAATCTGATACTGAAAAAGTGGAAGCAGGTATTAGAAAATGAGTAA
- the secA gene encoding preprotein translocase subunit SecA yields the protein MHLKNHRYWRKTNKILKLISKYQSLSDDDLQAKTSEFRKRLAQGAKLDALMVEAYATVCVADERVLGLTPYPVQIFGAVAMQDHNVIEMRTGEGKTLTATMPMYLHGLTGSGNFLITANDYLAKRDATEMGRVYNWLGLSVGYNMTASEDDEAQDSEFSQKKAIYANDIVYTDGGTFGFDYLTNNLVSVTKQQYLPKFKFALIDEVDAILLDLATTPLVISGQPKGKSNYPKLADKFVKICQEHVDYELSLDRKKVWFLERGLRHANEFFEVEDILAEEYADLYCHLVFALQANTIEMRDRDYIVEDSKIVLLDKNSGRKMTGMQMQNGLHQAIETKEGLETSEKTQAIASITYQNLFRLFAQLAGMSGTAKDDKKELMQVYRLNVIEVPTNQASIRRDLPDRVFYTAEAKLLASLDLVKKSYREKRPVLVETGSLSLSDLYSELLLQAHIPHSLLNARSTAQEAEMIKIAGQSGMVTVSTSLAGRGTDIILSPEAKKAGGLLVVGTEKMPLSRIDSQLRGRSGRQGQPGTTVFYTSLQDQLLSRFPSKRIKRKVAKHEQDSNQEVERSRHYRKLFKRLQDSVKYEDQSSRFMVLEYGEISRLQREAVYQTRREVMQMNQELDQVVIHCIREAITDFAQKSDITLAQFSDFICENITTKHYDVQQVNLASTKEKKQFLNKLAMQAFREKKRYFKNEEAWQYYERLTIVKAIDDAWVDEVDNLEDLRNVVVQRATGQDNPLSEYQKEALASFKQMKQAILNAAMQNVLCSEVSGNEVKGMQIYFA from the coding sequence ATGCATTTAAAAAATCACCGTTATTGGCGCAAAACCAACAAAATCCTTAAATTAATTTCTAAATATCAATCACTAAGTGATGACGACTTACAAGCTAAGACTAGCGAATTTCGCAAGCGACTAGCACAAGGTGCTAAGCTTGATGCCTTGATGGTTGAGGCTTATGCCACCGTTTGTGTCGCTGATGAGCGGGTACTTGGTCTGACACCTTATCCAGTCCAAATATTTGGTGCAGTGGCAATGCAGGATCACAATGTTATTGAAATGCGGACTGGTGAGGGTAAGACGCTAACCGCGACTATGCCGATGTATTTGCATGGTTTGACTGGCAGTGGCAACTTTCTAATTACCGCCAACGATTATTTAGCTAAGCGTGATGCTACTGAAATGGGGCGTGTCTATAACTGGCTAGGTCTAAGTGTGGGCTATAACATGACTGCTTCTGAAGATGACGAAGCTCAAGATAGCGAATTTTCACAGAAAAAGGCGATTTATGCCAATGACATTGTCTATACAGATGGCGGTACGTTTGGCTTTGACTATCTGACTAATAACTTAGTTAGTGTGACTAAGCAGCAATATTTACCAAAATTTAAGTTTGCCTTAATTGATGAAGTTGATGCAATTTTGCTTGATTTAGCTACTACGCCGCTGGTAATTTCTGGGCAACCGAAAGGAAAATCTAATTATCCTAAGTTAGCCGATAAATTTGTCAAGATTTGTCAGGAGCATGTCGACTATGAATTGAGTCTAGATCGTAAAAAAGTCTGGTTTCTGGAACGTGGTCTAAGACATGCTAACGAGTTCTTTGAAGTTGAGGATATTTTGGCTGAAGAATATGCCGATTTATACTGTCACTTAGTCTTTGCCCTGCAGGCCAATACTATCGAGATGCGTGATCGAGATTACATTGTCGAAGATAGTAAGATTGTTCTGCTTGACAAAAATAGTGGTCGTAAAATGACCGGTATGCAAATGCAGAACGGGTTACACCAAGCAATTGAAACTAAGGAAGGTTTAGAAACTAGCGAGAAAACACAGGCAATTGCTTCCATTACTTATCAGAACTTGTTCCGCTTATTTGCTCAATTGGCTGGGATGTCGGGAACTGCTAAAGATGATAAGAAGGAATTGATGCAAGTTTACCGCTTGAATGTTATTGAGGTACCAACTAACCAGGCAAGTATTCGGCGTGACTTACCTGACCGTGTTTTTTACACAGCAGAGGCCAAGCTATTGGCATCACTTGATTTAGTTAAAAAGAGCTATCGAGAAAAAAGACCAGTTTTAGTAGAAACTGGGTCATTATCACTTTCAGATTTGTACTCCGAATTACTATTGCAGGCTCATATTCCGCATAGTTTGCTTAACGCGCGTTCAACAGCACAAGAAGCAGAAATGATTAAGATTGCTGGTCAATCAGGGATGGTGACTGTTTCAACTTCACTAGCTGGACGCGGAACTGATATTATTTTATCGCCTGAAGCCAAAAAAGCTGGTGGCTTATTAGTTGTTGGTACAGAAAAAATGCCACTCAGTAGAATCGACAGTCAATTGCGAGGCAGATCCGGTCGGCAAGGTCAGCCAGGAACAACTGTCTTTTATACATCGTTGCAAGACCAACTGCTCAGTCGTTTTCCGTCAAAGCGGATTAAGCGCAAAGTTGCTAAGCATGAGCAGGATAGTAATCAGGAAGTAGAACGTAGTCGACATTATCGTAAATTATTTAAACGGCTGCAAGACAGTGTGAAGTATGAAGATCAGTCGTCGAGATTTATGGTACTGGAGTATGGTGAGATTTCGCGGTTGCAACGTGAGGCGGTTTATCAGACACGTCGAGAAGTTATGCAGATGAATCAGGAATTGGATCAAGTAGTAATCCATTGTATTCGTGAAGCCATTACTGACTTTGCCCAAAAGTCCGACATCACTCTAGCCCAATTTAGTGATTTTATCTGTGAGAACATTACCACCAAGCACTATGATGTGCAGCAGGTAAATTTAGCTTCGACCAAAGAAAAGAAACAGTTTTTAAATAAATTGGCGATGCAGGCTTTCAGAGAGAAAAAGCGTTATTTTAAAAATGAAGAAGCTTGGCAATATTATGAGCGCTTAACAATCGTTAAGGCAATCGATGATGCGTGGGTTGATGAAGTTGATAATCTAGAGGACTTGCGTAATGTTGTCGTTCAACGGGCTACCGGACAGGATAATCCGTTATCGGAGTATCAAAAAGAAGCCTTGGCTAGTTTTAAGCAGATGAAGCAAGCAATTTTGAATGCAGCAATGCAGAATGTCCTCTGTTCAGAGGTTAGCGGCAATGAAGTCAAGGGAATGCAGATTTATTTTGCTTAG